TTATCAACCGGCGTCAGGTTCAACGGTGCAACATACGATGCGCGAAGTTGCGCGATATTAGCCACAGTCCGCACCGCCGCTACCCGCACAACCCGACTTTGCGGACCACTCACCGTTACGGTGTCGATCAAATTACCGTTGTAGCGTATCTCTGGATCACCGCGCTCAAAACTAAATGGTGGCGAACCAACGATTTCAAGACGAATGGGGACGGTCACAGTTTCTACAGGCTCGATACGTATACTGATAGCAGACGGTTCGATCCCTCCCGCCGGCACACTGAACGAGAGGTTGCTGCGCGTTGGTTGAACATTGATCGGCACCAGGTGATCGCCGGGACCAAGATTACTCAGATCGGCCACAACCCGGATATCAACCGGACGTAACTCCGAGCGCTGTCGGCGATCAGTGCGGAGGGTGACGTCAACGAGTGGAAACGAGGTTGTCGGCAACCCATTCGCATCAACGATCACCATATCTTCAGCCAGGCCAACGATCTGGAGCGTGAGGTCCTCGAAACGGGCCGTCTCTTCAGGATTCTCGCTGAAAGAAACAAACGACCAGAGGGCAAAGCTCAGACCAAAGGCCAGGAACGCCCGCAACACGATTGAACGCACGCCATTCATGCCGCCCTCTTCGCTTCTTTCTCAAGCGGCACCTGCATCAGATCGGCCAGCATTGTCCGCAGCCGTGTCTCGGTTAAATAGCTCACCATGCGGCCATCACTGACGAGCGAGATAGCACCGGTCTCTTCTGACACAACGACGGCCAGTGCATCAGTCTGCTCGGTAATCCCCTTGGCCGCACGGTGGCGCGTACCGTACCGTCGTGGACCGGAAATATCTTCGCTAAGCGGTAGCACAACATTGGCTGCCAGAATCCGATTCCCGCGAATGATCACTGCCATATCGTGCAAGGGTGAGTTAGGAAAGAAAATATTGAGCAAAAGCGGCGTGGAAATACGCGAGTCGAGAATCACACCACGGTCGGCAAATTCCTGCAACTGGGTGCGGCGTTCAATCACAATCAGTGCCCCAACCCCCTGCTGCGAGAGCTGTGCTGCTGCGCGACTGATCACCGTAATCGTCTCCAACAGCTCAGAGCGATTGGCACCACCAAACGGTCGCCCGAAGAGGTCACTCGACCGACCAAGGCTCTCTAGCGCCCGTCGCAACTCCGGCTGGAAAAGGACGGGAATAGCCACGATCAATGCCGGCGAGATGACATTCACAATCAACCAGGTGAGGAGCGTAAGCCGATCACTGGCGATAGCAGGCATCAGAAAAGCGATAGCCAGCAAAATACCAACCCCGCGCAGCAACTGGACAGCGCGCGTGCCACGCACAATGCCCAACAGCCAGTAAAAGAAGGCTGTAACAATGAAAATGTCGATCAGCGCGAATGGTGAGGTAAGCGGATTTAACCGCGTCCAGAGACGCTCAAGCTCTATCATTGTTAACTCTGTGGCGGCGCCGACTTACGTTGCTCTAGCATACGATTGGCGGCACTTAACATAGCTTCTACCCGTTCTGTTTCGATTCCCGGCATCTTCAGCATTCGCCGGCAGAGCTGGCTGGCCTGGCCGTATTCCTCGCGCCGCATCAGCATGTCGTAGAGCATGTAGTAGGCTTCCAGGTCTTGTTGATCAAGCCCAATGATCTGATGTAGTTCAGCGATAGCATTATCGTAATCGCGTTGTTGGGCAAAGATACGGGCAATCTGCTTCTTCTCGCTGATAGCCTCTTTGGTGCGACGGGCCAGCGTATGCATGAGTGCCAGCCATTGGCGGGCATCAATGTCGTTCGGTGCGATCTGAACAATCCGATCATACATCTCTCGCGCCCGCTCGTGATCGCTAAGCATCCAGTAGGTCTGGGCAACTTCTTGCAACGAGGCGACCGCATCTTTCAGTTGACCGGCCCGCTTTTGTAATTCACTCACCCGTACCAGACCGGCCAGCCCTTGATCGAGATAGCCACGGCGCAGTTGCATGCGAGCCAGGCGACTACCCATACCGATATGGTTTGGCGCCAGCCGTACCGCATATTCGAGCATTTCAATCGCCCGATCAAGCTGTTGCCGTTCCTCGTAATAGGTAGCCATTTCATCAAGCTGCGCCAGCGCCTCGGCCAGTTTTCCCTGCCGGAAATAGACTTCAGCCAGCTTGGTATAGATTGCACGGTCGTAAGGCAGCAATCGCTTCGCCTCTACCAGTGCCTGTTCAGCGCCGACCAGATCGTCGCTCATCGCATAGGCTTCGGCCATTCGTCGCACCAGAGCGGCGCGTGATGGCGGGATTGCAAAAGGATGGCGAAGGGTTGGATTGGGTGAAGTCTGGTCGGCAACAGCCTGGCCACGGCGGAGTTGTTCAAGCGCTTCTTCTGCCTTCCCAAGCGCAATATAACTATCGGCAGTTGCCTGATAAACCAGGGCCGGCGGGAGCATCGGATCGGGTTCACTCGCCAGTAAGGCTTGTGCCTGATCCAGCTCCAGTAAGGCCATATTGTGTTGTTCGTGCTGTTGCTGAATAATTGCCAGCATGTAGTGCAGCAGAGCGCGATCCTCAATCAAGAAGGCAGCGCGATACTCTGCCTGCACAGCGGCAAACTCGCCTGGCTGTTTCTTCAGTTCGGCCAGCACCGTCGCCAGCGAGTCCCAAATAACAGCGGGTTGCTCACCCATCAACGCCAGCGTGATATTCAACCGCGCCAGTGCGACAGGGTCATCGGGGGAACCCAATTCCAGCGCTTGCCGAAACTCATCGAGGGCAGCTTCAAACCGTTCGAGTTTGAGCAGGGCCAGACCGTACTGTGCATGTACGTCACGATGTTTTGGCGCCCATTGCAGCAAACGCCGAAACTCTTCCAGCGCTTTATTGGTCTGTCCAAGCCGAAAATAGGTATTTGCCACCTGAAGCAACTGCTCAACTGCCTCGTCAATGCGGCCAGTTTGCTTCAATAACTCGGCCAGTTTCGAGCGCGCATTGACCGTGTCGGGCGATAATTCGATAAAGCGAAAGTAGACGTCAATCGCTTTTTCTGCCTCACCACGCACACGGTACGTCTCGATCAGAAGTTGATACTTGGCAAGCGCCTCTTCAGGGCGACCCTGCCGTTCGTAGATTTCACCCATCCGTAGATGGATCGGGAGATACTCAACGTTGTGATGGATGACCTCCAGACATGCATCGAGCGCCGCGTCGAGCAAGCCCTGGGTGAGATAGGTTCCACTCAGTTCGAGCCAGCCGGCGGTCACCTCATCAAGGCCGGTGGGATCGAGTGGAGTTGGTGGTGGGAATTCAGGCGTTGCCAGCGCTGTTGGTGCACTCATCCGTTCGAGCAGTGGTAACTGTTCGATGGCTACTGGCTCGACTGCTGGTGCCTGATCGTTATCGGGGATGTTTCCTGAACGGAGAAAATCCGTAATCGGTCGAATCTTCCCCCATCGCCCGGTATCCGTATCAGGAACAGGAGGCTCAGGTTCAGCCGGTGCCGGCTGTGGCTGCAAGACACCCGTCCCAATGGTTCGCAGCTTGGCGAACATATTGCGGTCGGCCAGCTCTTTTGCCCGATTCTTGAATTCGACTGCTCGATCACGCCCCCACCGCTTACTTGCCAGAAAATCGGCCAGTGTGCCGTAGAGGGTTGAAGCCCGGGCCAGATCACCAATTTGCTCGTAAACTGTTGCCGCACTCTCGTACATCGCAATGAGATCATCGGCCTCCGCTTTACCGATAGTCTCAAGATCAACCAGGCTAATCGTCAGCTCGAACTCTTGCGCAGCCTGGGGTAATTGCCCAAGGTCACGATAGACCTGTCCCAATGCGAAGTGGGCAGAGAGTGCATATTCGGGATCGCCGGCGGCACGGGTCAACACACCCACCGCCGCTTTGAGATTACCCCGCGACTGGTAGAGTAAGCCGAGTGAATAGAGCACATCCGCTCGTTCGAGGCCAGCCTGCAGTGCCTGTTCGTAAAGTTCTACAGCCCGATCCTCATCACCGGCTTGCTGACATGCCATAGCCTCGGCAATGAGATGTTCTGGTTGCGACGCCGAACCCCTAAGGGCACCGGTTGGGAGTGACGGACGTAATCCACTCGTGCCACGCATGGCAACCGATGCCACCGGTTGCGTACCGAGCTGTTCACGCAGCCGGGTCGCAAGATCACGGGCAGCACGTTGATTGGGCACCAGGCGGAGTGCCCATTCGACCTCTTGTAACGCTGCGGCCAGATCACCCTGAGCAATCAGGCGCTGGGCCAGTTCCAGATGGGTATCGGCAGCTTCGGGAAGTGCACCAATGTCTTCGTAAAGCTGCGCCAACCGACGGCGTTGATCATCAAGTTCCGGTTGAAGGGAGAGCAGTTCACGCAATGACTCGGCAGCCTGTAGCGAGCGACCCTGCGCACTATGGAGATCGGCTAACGCTCGATAAGCATCAGCCGCCGCCGCAACGTCACCTTGCCGCTGATAGCATTGAGCAATATAGCTGAGAAAAAAAGCATTGGTGCGGTCAGTTTCGTACAAATCGCGAAATGCCTGCAACGCCTTGTCAAACCGGTTCGTCTGAAAGAGGGCGACGGCTGCGGCGGTGCGTGCTTCGAGGTCTTGTGGGAACTCTTGCAATGCCCGTACCGCTGCCCGTAACGAGTCTTCCCAACGACCTTGTGCCGATGCGTCCCGACACTGCTCCATTGCGCGATCAAAGATTGCCCGGTTGCCTGCCATAGCGTCTTTCCGCATGCTATCGGCGCTACTTCCCTAACAAGAACAAAATGAGCGCCTTTTGAACGTGGAGTCGATTCTCTGCCTGCTCAAATACGACAGATTGCGGCCCGTCGATAACCTCAGCCGTTACTTCCTCACCACGATGCGCCGGTAAGCAGTGCATCGCCAGTGCGTGTGGTGCCGCATGGGCCATAAGCGCTGTGTTTACCTGATACGGTGTAAAGACCGGACGACGACGTGCAGCTTCGTGCTCCTGCCCCATCGATGCCCAGACATCAGTATACACTGCATCGGCTCCGCTAACCGCTTCGACCGGAGAAGCTGTAATGGCGAGCGTGGCGTCGTGTTCCTGGGCCAGTCGTTCCGTTAGTTCGATAATGTCGGGTGCCGGTCGGTAATCGGGTGGACACCCAATCCGCAGGTTGAGACCCAGCGTTGCACCCAATAACATCAACGAATGACAGACATTATTTCCATCACCAACATACGCCAGGGTGAGACCCTGTAAGCGTCCGAAGCGTTCACGGAGCGTCAGCATATCGGCCAGTGCCTGACATGGATGCTCACGATCCGAGAGTGCATTAATAACCGGTACCGTCGCATAGCGCGCCAGAGTCTCAACCGTGGCATGCTTGAACACCCGTGCCGCGATAATTGCCACCCAGCGACTTAAATTGCGAGCAACGTCAGGAACACTCTCACGCCCGCCCATATCAATGTCATTTGCCGAGAGATAGGAAGGATGTCCACCGAGCTGGGTCATACCGGCTTCAAAGGCTACCCGTGTGCGCAGAGAAGGCTTTTCAAAGACGAGAGCGAGTGTCTGGCCTAACAAGGGCCGATCATTGACCTGGCCGGCGCGCCATGCCGCTTTAAGCATTGCGGCCCGATCAAGCAGGGCTTCCGCCTCAGCACGGTTAAGATCGGCTGCGGAGAGAAAATGTCGTAATGTCATGGTAACATTCTTTCTTTCTATTCAGGCACAGGCAGGTCTGGCAAACGCCGACAGGATTGTATGCGCCGTAGCGTGTATTTCACTCAGTTCATTCCTGAGTCCTGGCGCGAGAGCTGTCGCCCCGGCGTCGGCGTGAATGATACCGCTGTTCAAGACTCAGACGGCGATAATCTCCTGCTTCGATGATAATCCGTTCCCGACAGATAGCGGTATCGTACATCCGGGAAAGAATGCGCGGATCGATATCCTTCGGGTCACGATTACTGGTGATCACCGTCGGTAGAGCATAATTATACCGATGGTTCATGATCTGGTAAAGTTTTTCTCGTGCCCAGGGGGTCGTATTTTCGGTGCCCAGGTCGTCAAGGATCAGCAATGGTACATCGCGCACCAGTTCAAACCGTTCATCGTAGGCCGTCTCAGAATTAGGGCCGAAGGTTGAGCGAAGGTGGTCGAGCAGATCGGGCACAACGGTAAAAAGCACCGGCGTATGACGGTCAAGAGCTTCGTTTGCAATGGCGGCGGCCAGATGGGTTTTACCGCACCCATACCCACCAAACAAAACCAGCCAGCCCTGGGGGTTTTGCGCATACTCATAAGCACGGGCAAATGCCCGCTGTACGCCGGGTACAGTACGGTCAAAGGTGGCAAACGTCTTATCACGCAGCGGTGCCAGGTTTGAGAGTCGCTCCAGTTCTTCGTAGCGTCGGCGTTCTTTCTCGGCCTGTTTGCAACGACAGGTGATCAGAACGCCAAAATTGGGATCCCCATACGGCACGGCCAGCGTGTAGTAGCCAACACCGCGACAGATTGGACATACCTCTTCAGAGGTCGCTCTCGTCGCTTCCGCGGCGGAAGAGGTGTCCGAGTTGCCCGCTGGTATATTTTTCAATATCGATAGGTCGTCCGGTCTGATACGACGCAGGTTCTCGTCCATTGGCGGCCCACCTCTCCAGCATACGCTGAATATAACGCCACGAACGTACATTCGCCCGTACTGCCTCGCGAATGGCATCTTCGAGCCATTCAGCGGGATAGCGGGCACTGGCCTCACGCAATTCCTCAAGTAATAATGGTGTTACCAGTCCAATATTTTGTTCGTACAATTCTATCAGACCCGGTCGCTCGCCAATCGCCTCATCGGCTGGAGGAACGAACCCACTCGCTCCGACTTGTTCTGCCCATGCCCGGTTGGCCGGTGTATTGATGAGATACCAGTTCCGTACCCGGCCATCGCGTGGCTCTACCAGATGTAAAACGGTGCCCCGACGTACCGCTGCTGTCAGTCCTTCATCGAGCAGCTCCTCGAACGAACGTAGGGTACTGAGCGACTGCAACGAGCGCCTGAGTAGATCATCATTGAGGAGATCATCCCAACTGAGCCGCCGTGGTCGGCTACGCAGGCGACTGATGCGGTAGAAGAGATGCAGCGTCACTTTGATCTCGCTCGGCTTTGTGATAGCCGGCAATATCTCGGTGAAAAACTCCGGCGGGATGCCGGTTAGTCGTTCAGTTGTGAAGCCACTGAAAGTCATACCTTCTCACCGCCTGATGCGACCGGTGAATCTGTTCCTCTCCCCATGATACACCTTATGCAAGCATCTGATATGACGCAATAGAGTCTGTTTTGTCCGTACAACGCGGATTCCAGGCATCGTACAAGCCGGGTTGGCTCTGCGGCATATACAAGCGCATTTTGATCCATGGTACCATATCTCGCCGGTGCACAGAATTACGACAAAATCTGTGCAAAGTATTGACAAAAACTATGAATCGTCATATCATTTGCATGGCAAACTTTTCGACTTGCTATTTACTTCGATAGATCGGGAACTGGCACTATGAAATCACGCTCGCCGCTTGTCTTTATCTTTCTGACCATTTTCATTGATCTGCTCGGCATCGGTATCGTCTTACCGTTGCTGCCTGAATATGTCAAAATTGTTGAACAATCAACATGGCCGTGGCTGGCCGAAAATCGAGCATTCATTGTCGGGGCGTTAACCGCTTCGTATGCGTTGATGCAATTTCTCTTCGCCCCGGTTTTGGGCGCACTTGGTGATCGCTTTGGCCGACGGCCGGTACTACTTCTGAGCCTGGTTGGCGCTGGGGTGAGCTATCTGGTCTTTGCTCTGGCCGAACAGTTAACGTTTCTCGGTGTTGAGACGGTGATCGGGCTGTTGTTTCTGGCCCGCATCGCCGCCGGAATCACCGGTGCCAGCATCAGTACAGCTCAGGCATATATTGCCGACGTCACACCACCAAACGAGCGTGCTCGTGGTTTGGGAATGATTGGTGCCGCCTTCGGTCTTGGCTTTATGCTTGGCCCGGCCCTGGGCGGGTTGCTCGCTAATGTCAGTTTGCACGCCCCAGCCCTCTTCGCAGCAGCGCTCAGCTTTGCCAACGCGACCTTCGGCTTCTTTCGTCTGCCTGAGTCGCTGCCACCGGAAAAGCGAGTACAGTCGCACGTCCGTGATCTCAATCCCATCAAGCGGTTGCTGGCCGTCGCCGGTGATCAGCGTGTTCAGCCATTCATTCTTGGTAGCGTCCTGTTCAATCTGGCCTTTGCCGGACTGCAAAGCAATTTTCCGGTCTATAGCGACGAACGTTTTGGTTTCAGTCCACAGCAAAATGCGTTTGTATTCGCATTTATTGGCCTGATTGCAGTCGTTGTGCAGGGATTTTTGATCAGGAAGCTAGTGGCCCGCTTCGGTGAAGCCCGCCTGACGATAGCCGGTCTGATTCTGATGGCAATTGGCTTCGCGGCTACCGGTCTGGCTTCCGCCGGATGGATGCTCTTCCCGGCTATTGGTCTGGTGGCTCTCGGTGGCGGTATGGTCACCCCGTCACTGACAAGTCTGGTATCGCAGTCGGTATCAGCCCAGGAGCAAGGCGCGACCCTGGGTGGTGTGCAGTCGTACAACAGTTTGATGATGGTAGCCGGGCCGTTGCTGGCCGGGATGCTATTCGATCTGGTTGGACAGACTGCACCCTATTTGATCGGTGCCGGTCTGCTGGCAGCTTCGCTGGTGGTGTTGTATGGTACGTTACGTGAGCGGTTTACCGGGACACCACAGCCGACTACTACCACCGTTTCTACCGAGACGATGGTGCAGGTTGAGTAACTCTCCTCAGCTCAGCACCATTGATCATGAGTGAGCAGGCACCAGACAAGGCCAATCACATCCTTGCCGGGAACCTGTTGTGAGCGTTGTAGCCTGGATGTGGTGAGATTTTACGGAGACGTTTCAGGCCGGCAACATACCACCGGGCAGCTCCCTGTGCGGTTCAAGAGCAGACAAAATACGCGAGATAACACAACTTCTGCTATATCAAGATGCCCAAATGCAGGCTTGTGCTCTCTCCTCGCTCACGTGTAGGTGAGGAGAGAGATCAAAGACCAGTACCAGGGCGTCTCGATGAGGCAAACATTGCGATTATGTATCCGTCTTTGAATATTGAGGAGCGGGTAGTGAACCCGCTCCCTTCACCCCCAAATACACCACGACAGGACTGGTATGCTATGTCTCCTGCATAGCAACGGCGGTTGTGACTATCTGTGCATCCTATTCCTCCTCCTCACTCTCGTGGCGGTTGTTTCCACCGTCGAGAAAGATAATCTCGTCAGCGCGAACGTATGTCCGTGAACGGGTTTGTCCACTCTCCTTGTCCTGCCAGCTATCGGTGCGCAGGCTTCCCATCACCATAACCCGGCGCCCCTTCTGCAAATAGTTACCACACACCTCTGCCAGCCGCTCCCACGCTTCCACCGTTGTCCATTCGGTTTCACTCTGCCGCTTCCCTTGTTCGTCGGTTCCGCCCGGACGATTGGTTGCCAGACTGAACCGACAGAACGAAACACCATTACCCACTTGCCGTACCTCCGGATCGGCTCCCAATCGCCCGATCAGCTCGACCCGATTCACCGTACCGCGAAAGCTGCGCATCACCCACTCCTTTCTGCTTTCAGCATTGCACCGGTTGTATTTCTGTTGTCATGTAATAAACCGTGATCAGTGCCCAAAAGTGTCGCGGGAATTTGCGCCTATTTTTGATAACAGGTATCAAAAAAGTGTCAGAACGGATAACAAGGAGTATAATGAGAGCTATGACACACTGGCTCGATTCACCCAATCTATCTACCGGTACTCCCGGCATCACATCACCGATTGCGACGATCCTCGCGCTCAGCAAAACGGTGCTCTCGTCACTCGATCTGGCTGATGTCTTGCGGCGGGTGCTGATTGCTACCCGTGAATTGACCGGTGCCGATGTCGTGTCGATCTGGCTGCTTGATGAACGTGGTGAGTGGCTGACCAGTGCAGCTACGTTGGGGCTTGAAGAACGTAAGGAGCAAGATCGCAACTTTCGATTACGGGTTGGGGAAGGAGTCGCCGGTTGGGCGGTCGCCAATCGTCAGGTCTTGCAACTTATCGATCCAGCTAATGATCCGCGCTACATACAGCAACTTGATCGCCACCCCGCAGTGATTCTCGCCATTCCGCTGATTGTCCGTGAACACTGTTTCGGTGCACTGAGCCTGTCCCGGTTTGAGCTGTCGGCACCATTCAGCCAGGAACTTATTGAAACTATCTCGATCTTTGCCGATCAGGCAGCGATTGCTATCGACAACGCCAACACGGCCCAGGCTTTGCGACGGTCTACTGCCCGCGAGCGAATTCTGGCAGCCAGTGTGGCAACCGATGGTGCAGAAACCAGGATATTACAGGAGCTGGCAACCGTACTCGGTACCACACCGTGCCTGATCACGAGTATCGCAAACGGCGCAATGTTTGATCATACCGGCTGTCCGATTTCTGAAAGTGATTTTGCCCGTTGGCGACGTGAGGGGGCATTGATCGTTGATTTACGCCTCGATGGCCTGCCGGCCTGGCTGGTGGTCGATCAATCGGGGCATTACTGGACACAGAGTGATGCCGATCTGCTGGCGTTTGCTGCCGTCCAGATCATGTACGCCCGCCAGCGGGCATACGAACAACGCTCGCATGCCCGTGCTGAAGCTCTGAGTCATCTGGTGGCGTTGACTAATGCGCGTATCGACCAGGTGAGCGTTCTCGATCACATTCTGGTAGAACTACACCGCTTTATCAATTTTGACTCGGCCTGTATCTTTGTCGTCCACGACGAAGAGTATGTTCGTCTGCTCGCACAACGCGGTCTGCGCAACCCCTTCGATCAGATAACCCTCTTTGCCGGTGCGGGGTCGCTGATCAACGAATTGCGGCGTTTGGGTACAGCTATCTATGAGCCTGATGTTCAAAAGCTCCCGAACTGGCAAAAAGTTCCTGATAGCGACATTATTCGTTCGTGGATCGGGGTACCGCTGCGGGTTGATCAGACGACGATTGGTGTCCTGACCATTGACAAGTGGACACCCAATGCTTTTACAGCAGAAGATGTGGCGACAGCGCAGATGTTTGGCGAGCAGGTGGCAGTTGTGATCAACAATGTACGCCTGCTCCGCGAAGCCCAGGAACGGGCGCGTCAGTTTCAGGTACTGCAACAGTTCAGTGTGCGCATTGGTACGCTCGATGAGATTGATCGTCTGCTCGATGAAGCTGCGCAACTCCTTCACCAGTCGTTCGGTTATTATCAGGTCTTAATCGGCGTCATCGAAGATGATCGACTGGTAATACAGTCGGCAGCAGGTCATCTCCGCAAAGACCCCCAAACCTTTCCACCCACCCCACTCAACATCGGCATCAGCGGTTGGGTGATCACCCACGCCAGACCGGCTATTGCGAATGATGTAGCCCGCGATGAGCGGTACATCAGTCATCCCAGCTTACCGGCGACTGCTGCCGAGATGGTTGTCCCTATTCTGGTTGATGAGCGTGTGTTCGGCGTGATTATCATTGAAAGCGCAGTCAAAGGTATCTTCAGTCAAGGTGATCTGGAGCTGGTGATGGCAATGGCTCATCTGATAGGCGTAACCATTGCCAATTTGCGTCACGATGCCGAATTGCAGCGGGTACGCGATCAGTTGGTCGAGCGGGATCGATTGCGTGCCCTTGGTGAACTATCGAGTGGTGTCGCCCATGACTTTAACAACCTGTTGGCAAGCATCCTGGGTCATGTACAGTTATTGCTGGCTGAAAACCACGATCCCGGACTTGAAGAAGGGTTACGGGCGATAGAGCTGGCTGCCCTCGATGGCACTGCAACGGTCAGACGATTGCAAGGCTTTGCGCAAAGCAGTCGTTCGACACCGAATAGTGCGGTGAATGTGAATCAGATCGTTGAAGAGAGTTTAGCCCTTACCAGACCGCTTTGGCGCGATGAGGCCCAGAGTCGTGGGGTTGTGATTACCATCCGCACCGATCTGACACCATTGCCATCAATCATCGGCGATGCACCAGCCCTGCGTGAACTGGTTATCAATCTCATCCTCAACGCTCTTGACGCAATGCCGGAAGGTGGCACAATTACCCTCCGCACCGCTCTCGCCCCACCCCAACGTCTCGGCGAGGCAGCCGTGCTACTAGAAGTCAGTGATACAGGGATTGGGATTGATCCGTCCATTCAAGAACAAATCTTTGCGCCCTTCTTCTCGACCAAGGGGACACGTGGTACCGGGATGGGGCTGGCAATTGTCCGCAGTGTCGTGCAGCAACATCGAGGGCGGATTGAGCTTGAGAGTGCACCTGGCGCAGGGGCATGCTTTCGTATCTTGCTGCCAGTTGGCACACCTCCCCAAAGTGAGGTAGTACAACCAAAAACGCCTGAAACACCATCTCTCAACATCCTGGTTATCGATGATGAGGAAGCCGTGCGTAACGTATTAGTGCGCATGCTGCAACGCCTCGGTCATCAGGTAGACAGTGCAGGCTCAGGTGAGTCTGCTCTCAGCCAATTCGTAGCCGGTCGGTATGACCTGGTATGTACCGATCTCGGTATGCCGGGTATGTCGGGCTGGGAAGTAGCCGCGCAGGTGCGTCGAGTTGATCCGGCAGCCCGTGTGGTCCTGGTTACCGGTTGGAGCGAACAGATTGATCCTGACGAGGCTCGTGGACGGGGAATTGATGCGATACTGGCGAAACCGTTTACCATTCAACAAGTCCGGTCCCTACTCGCCAGCATACTGTTGGATAGACGGTGAGTCACCTCTACCTCCTGCAAACATCTTCCGCTACTGGGTGATTTATGCGAGCCAACTGCAATATCGCGAACATGACACACGGTACACAGGTACGACTTCCGATATAACCAGCAATAAAACCCATTCAGGTTGATATACGTGCTGAAGCGCCACTGGCGAGCGCTTTGTAGATCGTCGCAGTGCGAGAGCGTTTGTTATACCCTTCCGCGCCAGGTACGCCGTCAGATAAACTGTGGATAGTGTGTCGTAACTTCCATTACACCAGATTTGATAGCACATCATCTCGCGTTACATTTGTGCGACAGACTGATAAACATTATCAGATTCATCGATAGTTTCTTAGACAAAAGTTCCTCGTGTTTAACGCGCTGCCACGAATAACCGGCAACGCACGTTTGCCGCAAAGCGTCATTTTTTATATCAAAACATTTAACAGTCAAACACGAATCAAATATACACCCGTTGGTCAGATCAGGCACTACAAAGAAGAAAAATTGAGCAATCACCACCGGCTATTGACAAATGACGAAAAATATATTACTATTCCTCTACTTTTACGACGCTACGCTGTGATACGACTCTCGAACGACAGCACAGTGTGAACGCCGGCAAGAAGCTGAAGCTTGACTGATAACAACCTGACATCAACCTCTACGTCGGCTTCGCTTCCTACCCTGCCGACCTCCGGCGCCACCAGGTGTGTGGTATTGGTATGAACCTTTATGCCGGTGGTTAGGCAGCGAGAAAGAGGAAAGACGCTCCATGATTGAGCTACATCACGATCGCTCTGGTGATCTACTTCCGCTTGAATTGCAACGTTTGCGTGAACGAGCAGTTCATCATCGAAGTAGATACTTACGACAATCGCGACCGTTTGCTACAATCGCTTCATTTGCCCGCTCTGCGCCAGAACTACAACGCA
This genomic window from Chloroflexus aurantiacus J-10-fl contains:
- a CDS encoding tetracycline resistance MFS efflux pump; this encodes MKSRSPLVFIFLTIFIDLLGIGIVLPLLPEYVKIVEQSTWPWLAENRAFIVGALTASYALMQFLFAPVLGALGDRFGRRPVLLLSLVGAGVSYLVFALAEQLTFLGVETVIGLLFLARIAAGITGASISTAQAYIADVTPPNERARGLGMIGAAFGLGFMLGPALGGLLANVSLHAPALFAAALSFANATFGFFRLPESLPPEKRVQSHVRDLNPIKRLLAVAGDQRVQPFILGSVLFNLAFAGLQSNFPVYSDERFGFSPQQNAFVFAFIGLIAVVVQGFLIRKLVARFGEARLTIAGLILMAIGFAATGLASAGWMLFPAIGLVALGGGMVTPSLTSLVSQSVSAQEQGATLGGVQSYNSLMMVAGPLLAGMLFDLVGQTAPYLIGAGLLAASLVVLYGTLRERFTGTPQPTTTTVSTETMVQVE
- a CDS encoding single-stranded DNA-binding protein, which gives rise to MRSFRGTVNRVELIGRLGADPEVRQVGNGVSFCRFSLATNRPGGTDEQGKRQSETEWTTVEAWERLAEVCGNYLQKGRRVMVMGSLRTDSWQDKESGQTRSRTYVRADEIIFLDGGNNRHESEEEE
- a CDS encoding GAF domain-containing protein; its protein translation is MTHWLDSPNLSTGTPGITSPIATILALSKTVLSSLDLADVLRRVLIATRELTGADVVSIWLLDERGEWLTSAATLGLEERKEQDRNFRLRVGEGVAGWAVANRQVLQLIDPANDPRYIQQLDRHPAVILAIPLIVREHCFGALSLSRFELSAPFSQELIETISIFADQAAIAIDNANTAQALRRSTARERILAASVATDGAETRILQELATVLGTTPCLITSIANGAMFDHTGCPISESDFARWRREGALIVDLRLDGLPAWLVVDQSGHYWTQSDADLLAFAAVQIMYARQRAYEQRSHARAEALSHLVALTNARIDQVSVLDHILVELHRFINFDSACIFVVHDEEYVRLLAQRGLRNPFDQITLFAGAGSLINELRRLGTAIYEPDVQKLPNWQKVPDSDIIRSWIGVPLRVDQTTIGVLTIDKWTPNAFTAEDVATAQMFGEQVAVVINNVRLLREAQERARQFQVLQQFSVRIGTLDEIDRLLDEAAQLLHQSFGYYQVLIGVIEDDRLVIQSAAGHLRKDPQTFPPTPLNIGISGWVITHARPAIANDVARDERYISHPSLPATAAEMVVPILVDERVFGVIIIESAVKGIFSQGDLELVMAMAHLIGVTIANLRHDAELQRVRDQLVERDRLRALGELSSGVAHDFNNLLASILGHVQLLLAENHDPGLEEGLRAIELAALDGTATVRRLQGFAQSSRSTPNSAVNVNQIVEESLALTRPLWRDEAQSRGVVITIRTDLTPLPSIIGDAPALRELVINLILNALDAMPEGGTITLRTALAPPQRLGEAAVLLEVSDTGIGIDPSIQEQIFAPFFSTKGTRGTGMGLAIVRSVVQQHRGRIELESAPGAGACFRILLPVGTPPQSEVVQPKTPETPSLNILVIDDEEAVRNVLVRMLQRLGHQVDSAGSGESALSQFVAGRYDLVCTDLGMPGMSGWEVAAQVRRVDPAARVVLVTGWSEQIDPDEARGRGIDAILAKPFTIQQVRSLLASILLDRR